One Micromonospora craniellae genomic region harbors:
- the guaB gene encoding IMP dehydrogenase, which translates to MENSPRSDLFAGTEGGELGGHLPELPAGSARVVPLGLTFDDVLLQPGESDVVPSRVNTVTRLTRNVTLSIPLLSSAMDTVTEARMAIAMARQGGIGVLHRNLSVEDQALQVDLVKRSESGMITNPVTASPDDTLREVDQLCGRYRISGVPVVDGQGQLVGIVTNRDMRFVSDPATPVRDIMTRAPLVTAPVGVTKEDALDLLRQHKVEKLPIVDGSGKLRGLITVKDFTKSEQYPSATKDDAGRLRVAAAIGVGEDSYKRARALVDAGVDVIIVDTAHGHQRAVLEMVNRLKKDVAIDIVGGNVATYAGAKALVDAGADGVKVGVGPGAICTTRIVAGVGVPQITAIMEAARAARPAGVPVIGDGGIQYSGDIAKALVSGADTVMLGSLLAGCEESPGELIFVNGKQFKAYRGMGSLGAMQSRGQAKSYSKDRYFQQDVTSDEKLVPEGVEGQVPYRGPLARVAHQLVGGLRLAMGYAGAESIVELHERGQLIRITAAGLKESHPHDIQMTVEAPNYHTR; encoded by the coding sequence GTGGAGAATTCGCCCCGTTCCGACCTTTTCGCCGGCACCGAGGGTGGCGAGCTGGGCGGCCATCTGCCCGAGTTGCCGGCCGGCTCCGCCCGGGTGGTGCCGCTGGGGCTGACCTTCGACGACGTACTGCTCCAGCCCGGTGAGTCGGACGTGGTGCCCAGCCGGGTGAACACCGTCACCCGGCTGACCCGCAACGTGACGCTCTCCATCCCGCTGCTGTCCAGCGCGATGGACACGGTGACCGAGGCGCGGATGGCGATCGCCATGGCCCGCCAGGGCGGCATCGGCGTCCTGCACCGCAACCTCTCGGTCGAGGACCAGGCGCTCCAGGTGGACCTGGTCAAGCGCTCCGAGTCCGGCATGATCACCAACCCGGTCACCGCCAGCCCCGACGACACGCTGCGCGAGGTCGACCAGCTCTGCGGGCGATACCGCATCTCCGGTGTGCCGGTGGTGGACGGCCAGGGCCAGCTCGTCGGCATCGTCACCAACCGTGACATGCGCTTCGTCTCCGACCCGGCCACTCCGGTCCGCGACATCATGACCCGCGCGCCGCTGGTCACCGCGCCGGTCGGGGTGACCAAGGAGGACGCGCTCGACCTGCTGCGCCAGCACAAGGTGGAGAAGCTGCCGATCGTCGACGGGTCCGGCAAGCTGCGCGGCCTGATCACCGTGAAGGACTTCACCAAGAGCGAGCAGTACCCGAGCGCCACCAAGGACGACGCGGGCCGGCTGCGGGTGGCCGCCGCGATCGGTGTGGGCGAGGACTCGTACAAGCGGGCCCGCGCGCTCGTCGACGCCGGGGTCGACGTGATCATCGTGGACACCGCGCACGGTCACCAGCGGGCCGTGCTGGAGATGGTCAACCGGCTCAAGAAGGACGTCGCGATCGATATCGTCGGCGGCAACGTGGCGACCTACGCCGGGGCGAAGGCCCTGGTCGACGCCGGTGCCGACGGCGTCAAGGTGGGCGTCGGCCCGGGTGCCATCTGTACCACCCGGATCGTGGCCGGCGTCGGCGTGCCGCAGATCACGGCGATCATGGAGGCCGCCCGCGCGGCCCGCCCGGCCGGTGTGCCGGTGATTGGCGACGGCGGCATCCAATACTCCGGCGACATCGCCAAGGCGCTGGTCTCCGGCGCCGACACGGTGATGCTCGGCAGCCTGCTGGCCGGCTGCGAGGAGAGCCCGGGTGAGCTGATCTTCGTCAACGGCAAGCAGTTCAAGGCGTACCGCGGGATGGGTTCGCTCGGTGCCATGCAGTCCCGGGGCCAGGCCAAGTCGTACTCCAAGGACCGTTACTTCCAGCAGGACGTGACCAGCGACGAGAAGCTGGTCCCGGAGGGCGTCGAGGGCCAGGTTCCCTACCGTGGGCCGCTCGCCCGGGTGGCCCACCAGCTCGTCGGCGGCCTGCGGCTGGCGATGGGGTACGCGGGCGCGGAGAGCATCGTCGAGCTGCACGAGCGCGGTCAGCTCATCCGGATCACGGCGGCCGGGCTCAAGGAGAGCCACCCGCACGACATCCAGATGACCGTCGAGGCACCTAACTACCACACCCGCTGA
- a CDS encoding LCP family protein, whose protein sequence is MAFGGDRRRLTLAVAGLVTVAVVAVGAVAVARTVYDDRAPAAAPTDVATSPTASPSPVPSTPPPGADITGPLNLLLVGIDTRVSVPDWQPNADAVLMLHVPAGLSRGYLFSLPRDLLVDIPAFPAADYRGGRTKLTHAMSNGSRVPDRPDRPDPAQGYELLRRTVSEFTGLRIDAGAVLTFGGFDKLVDSLGGVDIHVDQRVVSRHRQPDGKHRKPGPGVGGYVGPRMVYEPGDQHLNGWQALDYARQRYLPGGDYTRQRHHQQLVRALIGRILADDLARQPQRVKQVVAALGDAMVYVGGRRIVEFAYALSTLSPDTLTLVGLPGTSVGRGGRYRGEELTPVGRRFLTALREGRVDAYLAEHPTLTVPG, encoded by the coding sequence ATGGCGTTCGGAGGAGACCGCAGACGGCTGACACTGGCGGTAGCCGGCCTGGTCACGGTGGCGGTGGTGGCCGTCGGCGCGGTGGCGGTGGCCCGGACGGTCTACGACGACCGTGCGCCGGCCGCCGCGCCCACCGACGTCGCCACCTCGCCGACCGCGTCGCCCAGCCCGGTCCCGAGTACGCCCCCACCGGGCGCCGACATCACCGGCCCGCTCAACCTGCTGCTGGTCGGCATCGACACCCGGGTCAGCGTGCCCGACTGGCAGCCGAACGCCGACGCCGTCCTGATGCTGCACGTCCCGGCGGGGTTGTCCCGTGGGTACCTCTTCTCACTCCCCCGCGACCTGCTGGTGGACATCCCGGCGTTCCCGGCCGCCGACTACCGGGGTGGACGGACCAAGCTCACCCACGCGATGAGCAACGGCAGCCGGGTCCCGGACCGACCGGACAGGCCCGACCCGGCCCAGGGGTACGAGCTGCTGCGCCGCACCGTCAGCGAGTTCACCGGCCTGCGCATCGACGCGGGCGCGGTGCTCACCTTCGGCGGCTTCGACAAGCTGGTGGACAGCCTCGGCGGGGTGGACATCCACGTCGACCAGCGGGTCGTCTCCCGGCACCGCCAGCCGGACGGCAAGCACCGCAAGCCCGGCCCCGGCGTCGGCGGCTACGTCGGACCTCGGATGGTCTACGAGCCGGGTGACCAGCACCTCAACGGCTGGCAGGCGCTTGACTACGCACGCCAGCGCTACCTGCCCGGCGGCGACTACACCCGGCAGCGGCACCATCAGCAGCTCGTCCGCGCCTTGATCGGCAGGATCCTCGCCGACGACCTGGCCCGGCAGCCGCAGCGGGTCAAGCAGGTGGTCGCCGCGCTCGGCGACGCCATGGTCTATGTCGGCGGGCGGCGGATCGTCGAGTTCGCGTACGCGCTCAGCACGCTGTCACCGGACACGCTAACGCTGGTCGGCCTGCCCGGGACGTCGGTCGGCCGGGGCGGCAGGTACCGGGGCGAGGAACTGACCCCCGTCGGTCGCCGGTTCCTGACCGCGCTACGCGAAGGGCGGGTGGACGCGTACCTCGCCGAGCACCCGACGCTCACCGTGCCGGGCTGA
- a CDS encoding PspC domain-containing protein produces MTSTSQAPYKQLRRPTTDRMIAGVASGVGRYFAVDPALVRVGFAVVTLLTGGVAALAYPVMWFLMPEEPAGAPAWPHPAGTAPYAAPPPGPTGGPPHPAWPFPGPGGTPTGPVAAPHEAPPAPHTPQAPDGPHAASALPEPPVAQPEPLVAEPGPEAGPQPASGTAPQPPDRPAA; encoded by the coding sequence ATGACTTCCACATCTCAGGCCCCGTACAAGCAGTTGCGTCGCCCGACCACCGACCGAATGATCGCCGGCGTGGCCAGCGGCGTCGGCCGCTACTTCGCCGTCGACCCCGCCCTGGTCCGCGTCGGCTTCGCCGTCGTCACGCTGCTGACCGGCGGGGTCGCCGCGCTCGCGTACCCGGTCATGTGGTTCCTGATGCCGGAGGAGCCGGCCGGCGCGCCGGCCTGGCCGCACCCGGCGGGCACGGCGCCGTACGCCGCACCGCCGCCCGGACCCACCGGAGGCCCGCCGCACCCCGCCTGGCCCTTCCCCGGCCCCGGAGGGACGCCCACCGGCCCGGTGGCAGCCCCGCACGAGGCGCCACCGGCCCCGCACACTCCGCAGGCCCCGGACGGTCCGCACGCGGCGTCCGCCCTGCCGGAGCCGCCGGTCGCCCAGCCGGAGCCACTGGTCGCCGAGCCAGGGCCGGAGGCCGGGCCACAGCCGGCCTCCGGAACGGCGCCTCAGCCGCCGGACCGACCGGCAGCCTGA
- a CDS encoding M1 family metallopeptidase has translation MSRGSGRRWRAGAVAVVAAVGLVSCTGDREAADRDGFRAGSVDLADPYVPGSGNGGYDVDHYRLAVRYDPADDRLTGRAEVRATATHGLSRFNLDLTGLAVDTVTVDGTPAQHRHADGELTVTPRRGLPEGSRFTVEVAYAGVPQPIADNLLGSGGFQHTDDGAIALGQPRSASTWFPVNDHPSDKATYDIEVTVPDGLAALSNGVPGERTSADGWTTWRWAERSPMASYLTTLVIGDYRVDTGTHGGRPLVTAVPTGMPATGPQARSLARTGEIADFLAGRFGPYPFEAYGGVVVDDSRIGYALETQSRPVYGPGFFREGEPNYAVVAHELAHQWFGNSVALARWGDIWLNEGFASYAEWLWAEHDGGRTAQRSFELQYADTDWSRPTLDPGPGQMFSTAVYKRGALVVHALRRTVGDDAFFEILRSWTTERRDGTATTSDFVALSERVSGRSLGTFFDTWLTGATPPGLP, from the coding sequence ATGAGCAGGGGTTCGGGGCGGCGGTGGCGGGCTGGGGCGGTGGCCGTGGTGGCCGCGGTCGGGTTGGTCAGCTGCACGGGGGACCGCGAAGCCGCGGACCGGGACGGGTTCCGGGCGGGCAGTGTCGACCTGGCCGACCCGTACGTGCCGGGCAGCGGCAACGGCGGGTACGACGTGGACCACTACCGGCTGGCGGTGCGCTACGACCCGGCCGACGACCGGCTCACCGGCCGGGCCGAGGTCAGGGCGACCGCGACCCACGGGCTGTCCCGCTTCAACCTGGACCTGACCGGGCTGGCGGTCGACACGGTCACCGTGGACGGCACACCGGCGCAGCATCGGCACGCCGACGGCGAACTGACCGTCACCCCGCGCCGGGGACTCCCCGAGGGCAGCCGGTTCACCGTCGAGGTGGCGTACGCCGGTGTGCCGCAGCCGATCGCCGACAACCTGCTGGGCAGCGGCGGCTTCCAGCACACCGACGACGGCGCGATCGCGCTCGGTCAGCCCCGGTCGGCGTCGACCTGGTTCCCGGTCAACGACCACCCCTCCGACAAGGCCACGTACGACATCGAGGTGACCGTCCCGGACGGCCTCGCCGCGTTGAGCAACGGGGTGCCGGGGGAGCGGACCAGCGCCGACGGCTGGACCACCTGGCGGTGGGCCGAGCGGTCGCCGATGGCGAGCTACCTGACCACCCTGGTGATCGGTGACTACCGGGTCGACACCGGCACCCACGGCGGTAGGCCGCTGGTCACCGCCGTGCCGACCGGGATGCCCGCCACCGGTCCGCAGGCCCGGTCCCTGGCCCGCACCGGTGAGATCGCCGACTTCCTGGCCGGCCGCTTCGGGCCGTACCCGTTCGAGGCGTACGGCGGGGTGGTGGTCGACGACAGCCGCATCGGGTACGCGCTGGAGACGCAGTCGCGGCCGGTCTACGGGCCGGGCTTCTTCCGCGAGGGCGAACCGAACTACGCGGTGGTCGCGCACGAGCTGGCCCACCAGTGGTTCGGCAACAGCGTGGCGCTGGCCCGCTGGGGTGACATCTGGCTCAACGAGGGCTTCGCCAGCTACGCCGAGTGGCTGTGGGCGGAGCACGACGGCGGGCGTACCGCCCAGCGCAGCTTCGAACTCCAGTACGCCGACACGGACTGGTCGCGGCCCACCCTCGACCCGGGTCCGGGCCAGATGTTCAGCACCGCCGTCTACAAGCGCGGGGCGCTGGTGGTGCACGCGTTGCGCCGTACCGTGGGCGACGACGCCTTCTTCGAGATCCTGCGTTCCTGGACCACGGAACGCCGGGACGGTACCGCCACCACCAGTGACTTCGTCGCCCTGTCCGAGCGGGTCTCCGGACGGTCGCTGGGCACCTTCTTCGACACCTGGCTCACCGGCGCCACCCCGCCCGGCCTGCCATAG
- the guaA gene encoding glutamine-hydrolyzing GMP synthase has protein sequence MSLPRPVLVVDFGAQYAQLIARRVREARVYSEIVPHTMPVAEMLARNPAAIILSGGPSSVYEPGAPQVDDGLFHTGVPVFGICYGFQAMARSLGGTVARTGNREYGGTPLRPRLLDPGVLLRDLPADLPVWMSHGDCVTEAPEGFTVTAESAGAPVAAFEDLAGRRAGVQFHPEVGHTAHGQEMLTRFLYEIAEIEPTWTPENIIDEQVARIREQVGDKEVICGLSGGVDSAVAAALVHRAVGDQLTCVFVDHGLLRAGEAEQVEKDYVAATGIKLKVVDAADRFLGALAGVTDPEQKRKIIGREFIRVFEAAAREVAAHGDVEFLVQGTLYPDVVESGGGTGTANIKSHHNVGGLPDDLKFALVEPLRTLFKDEVRTLGLQLGLPEAMVWRHPFPGPGLAIRIIGAVDQERLDLLRRADFIARQELSAAGLDRDVWQFPVVLLADVRSVGVQGDGRSYGHPVVLRPVSSEDAMTADWSRLPYDVIARISTRITNEVAEVNRVVLDVTSKPPGTIEWE, from the coding sequence ATGAGCCTGCCGCGTCCTGTCCTCGTGGTCGACTTCGGTGCCCAGTACGCCCAACTGATCGCCCGCCGGGTACGCGAGGCGAGGGTCTATTCCGAGATCGTCCCGCACACCATGCCCGTGGCCGAGATGCTGGCCAGGAACCCGGCCGCGATCATCCTCTCCGGTGGTCCGTCCAGCGTCTACGAGCCGGGCGCGCCGCAGGTGGACGACGGGCTGTTCCACACCGGTGTGCCGGTCTTCGGCATCTGCTACGGGTTCCAGGCGATGGCCCGCTCGCTCGGCGGCACGGTGGCCCGCACCGGCAACCGCGAGTACGGCGGCACCCCGCTGCGGCCCCGCCTGCTCGATCCGGGTGTGCTGCTCCGCGACCTCCCGGCCGACCTGCCGGTCTGGATGAGCCACGGCGACTGCGTCACCGAGGCGCCCGAGGGCTTCACGGTGACCGCCGAGTCGGCAGGCGCGCCGGTCGCCGCCTTCGAGGACCTCGCCGGTCGGCGGGCCGGCGTGCAGTTCCACCCCGAGGTGGGGCACACCGCGCACGGGCAGGAGATGCTGACCCGCTTCCTCTACGAGATCGCCGAGATCGAGCCGACCTGGACTCCCGAGAACATCATCGACGAGCAGGTGGCCCGGATCCGCGAGCAGGTGGGCGACAAGGAGGTCATCTGCGGTCTGAGCGGCGGCGTGGACTCCGCGGTCGCCGCCGCGCTGGTACACAGGGCCGTCGGTGACCAGCTCACCTGCGTCTTCGTCGACCACGGCCTGCTGCGCGCGGGCGAGGCCGAGCAGGTCGAGAAGGACTACGTCGCCGCCACCGGCATCAAGCTCAAGGTGGTCGACGCCGCCGACCGGTTCCTCGGTGCGCTGGCCGGGGTGACCGACCCGGAGCAGAAGCGCAAGATCATCGGCCGGGAGTTCATCCGGGTCTTCGAGGCCGCCGCCCGGGAGGTCGCCGCGCACGGTGACGTCGAGTTCCTGGTGCAGGGCACGCTCTACCCGGACGTGGTCGAGTCCGGTGGCGGCACCGGCACCGCCAACATCAAGAGCCACCACAACGTCGGCGGGCTGCCCGACGACCTCAAGTTCGCCCTGGTCGAGCCGCTGCGCACGCTGTTCAAGGACGAGGTCCGCACGCTCGGCCTCCAGCTCGGCCTGCCCGAGGCGATGGTCTGGCGGCACCCGTTCCCCGGCCCCGGCCTGGCCATCCGGATCATCGGCGCGGTCGACCAGGAGCGGCTGGACCTGCTCCGCCGGGCCGACTTCATCGCCCGACAGGAGCTCAGCGCCGCCGGGCTGGACCGCGACGTCTGGCAGTTCCCGGTGGTGCTGCTGGCCGACGTGCGCAGCGTCGGCGTACAGGGCGACGGGCGCAGCTACGGTCACCCCGTGGTGCTGCGCCCGGTCTCCAGCGAGGACGCGATGACCGCCGACTGGTCCCGCCTGCCCTACGACGTGATCGCGCGGATCTCCACCCGGATCACCAACGAGGTGGCCGAGGTGAACCGGGTGGTCCTGGACGTCACCAGCAAGCCACCGGGCACCATCGAGTGGGAGTGA
- a CDS encoding NUDIX hydrolase — protein MTTMLEPLRRIAAYAVCADSVGRVLLVRASERSGTPGTWSLPGGAVDHGEDPHHTVVRETAAETGLSVAVSGLQDVLADMRALPERGITIHTDRLLYQVSVRGGSLIDRVDRPTDLARWFTREEARQLPLRSFTARALGLPASSADIVPDEAPEFPSFYAVPGPDGLHRAQRFAAYAVVTDPDGRVLLTRVSDGYPGAGCWHLPGGGTDYGEQPGAALIRELVEETGQTGRLVELLGVASHRDAASLGPEGYPIDWHGVRAFYRVVVDQPAPPTVADVGGSTCEARWFARDELGALPTDRLTEVTAEAVQAARLT, from the coding sequence GTGACCACCATGCTGGAGCCGCTTCGCAGGATCGCGGCATATGCAGTCTGTGCTGATTCGGTAGGCCGAGTGTTGCTGGTCCGCGCATCGGAGCGCTCCGGCACACCCGGCACATGGTCCCTGCCCGGTGGGGCGGTCGACCACGGCGAGGACCCGCACCACACCGTCGTCCGCGAGACCGCCGCCGAGACCGGCCTGTCGGTAGCCGTGTCCGGCCTCCAGGACGTCCTGGCCGACATGCGTGCCCTGCCCGAACGGGGCATCACCATCCACACCGACCGGCTGCTCTACCAGGTCTCGGTCCGGGGCGGTTCGTTGATCGACCGAGTCGACCGGCCGACCGACCTGGCCCGCTGGTTCACCCGGGAGGAGGCGCGGCAGCTGCCGCTGCGCTCCTTCACCGCCCGCGCGCTGGGGCTGCCGGCCTCCTCGGCGGACATCGTCCCCGACGAGGCGCCGGAGTTCCCCTCCTTCTACGCGGTGCCCGGCCCGGACGGGCTGCACCGGGCACAGCGCTTCGCCGCGTACGCCGTCGTCACCGACCCGGACGGGCGGGTGCTGCTGACCCGGGTCTCCGACGGCTACCCGGGTGCGGGCTGCTGGCACCTGCCCGGCGGCGGCACCGACTACGGCGAGCAGCCGGGCGCCGCGCTGATCCGGGAGCTGGTCGAGGAGACCGGGCAGACCGGGCGGCTGGTCGAGCTGCTCGGGGTCGCCAGTCACCGGGACGCCGCCTCGCTCGGCCCGGAGGGCTATCCGATCGACTGGCACGGCGTGCGTGCCTTCTACCGCGTCGTGGTGGACCAGCCCGCCCCACCCACCGTCGCCGACGTCGGCGGCTCCACCTGCGAGGCCCGCTGGTTCGCCCGGGACGAGCTGGGTGCCCTGCCCACCGACCGGCTCACCGA
- a CDS encoding GuaB3 family IMP dehydrogenase-related protein: MRDVVEIGLGKTAQRGYHLDDIAIVPSRRTRDVDDVSTGWQLDAYQFGIPCVGHPSDATMSPASAVRLGELGGLGVLNVEGLWTRYENPAKVLEELADLGEDARATKRLQEVYAEPIRPDLITERVRELREGGSTVAVRVSPQHTLALAPVILDAGVDLLVIQGTIVSAEHVSTTDEPLNLKEFIADLDLPVIVGGCTDYKTALHLMRTGAAGVIVGIGGDEWSTTESVLGIRVPMATAIADAAAARRDYLDETGGRYVHLIADGDIRTSGDIAKALGCGADAVMLGEPLSLCAEAPAGGAWWHSAASHPSLPRGAFEVAGEPLGSMERLLFGPADEPDGQLNLFGGLRRAMAKCGYRDLKEFQRVGLVLDR; the protein is encoded by the coding sequence ATGCGTGACGTGGTCGAGATCGGGCTGGGCAAGACCGCGCAGCGCGGCTACCACCTGGACGACATCGCGATCGTGCCGAGCCGCCGCACCCGGGACGTCGACGACGTCTCCACCGGTTGGCAGCTCGACGCGTACCAGTTCGGCATCCCCTGTGTCGGGCACCCCTCCGACGCGACGATGAGCCCGGCCTCGGCGGTCCGGCTCGGTGAGCTGGGCGGCCTCGGCGTGCTCAACGTCGAGGGGCTGTGGACCCGGTACGAGAACCCGGCCAAGGTGCTGGAGGAACTGGCCGACCTCGGCGAGGACGCCCGCGCCACCAAGCGGCTCCAGGAGGTGTACGCCGAGCCGATCCGGCCCGACCTGATCACCGAGCGGGTCCGCGAGCTGCGGGAGGGCGGCAGCACGGTGGCCGTCCGGGTGTCCCCGCAGCACACCCTGGCGCTGGCCCCGGTCATCCTCGACGCGGGCGTCGACCTGCTGGTCATCCAGGGCACGATCGTCTCGGCCGAGCACGTCTCGACCACAGACGAACCGCTCAACCTCAAGGAGTTCATCGCCGACCTGGACCTGCCGGTCATCGTCGGCGGCTGCACCGACTACAAGACCGCGCTGCACCTGATGCGGACCGGGGCGGCGGGCGTGATCGTCGGCATCGGCGGGGACGAGTGGTCCACCACCGAGTCGGTGCTCGGGATCCGGGTGCCGATGGCCACCGCGATCGCCGACGCCGCCGCGGCCCGCCGGGACTACCTGGACGAGACCGGTGGGCGGTACGTGCACCTGATCGCCGACGGCGACATCCGTACCTCCGGTGACATCGCCAAGGCGCTCGGCTGCGGGGCGGACGCGGTGATGCTCGGTGAGCCGCTGTCGCTCTGCGCGGAGGCGCCGGCCGGCGGCGCCTGGTGGCACTCGGCGGCCAGCCATCCGTCGCTGCCCCGGGGCGCGTTCGAGGTGGCCGGTGAGCCGCTGGGCTCGATGGAGCGCCTCCTGTTCGGCCCCGCCGACGAGCCCGACGGCCAGCTCAACCTCTTTGGCGGCCTGCGCCGGGCGATGGCCAAGTGCGGCTACCGCGACCTCAAGGAGTTCCAGCGCGTGGGCCTGGTCCTGGACCGCTGA